The following DNA comes from Terriglobales bacterium.
TCAGAAGGAACCGCGAACACTGAGTCCACCTGGATGCTCATCGCCAGTTCCCGCCCTTTGCGGTCATAGATGATGCCGCGTGGCGGTGCGACCTCAATGCTGCGCTGCTGCTGGCGTGCGGCTTTTTGCGTCAGAAATCCGTATTCGCCAATCTGGAGCCACAACAGCCGGAGGAAGATGGCGAAAATCCAAAGACAAAAAAATGTCGCAAAGAGCGACAGGCGGAGACGGCCCTCGGTTTTCGCGGTGACTGTGGGCATCGAGGCTGCGGAGGTGATTCAGTTGTCGTTCAGTTTGTCATTCCGAACGAAGTGAGGAATCCCTATCGACATTCACAATTTCAACTCTTACGGCTCACTTGACGTGAGTCGCAGGCTATAGGGATTCCTCACCGCCAAAAATCGGCGGTTCGGAATGACAATCTTGAACAGATAAACGTGCGTGGCGGCCTGGTTGGTTTTCCGAGGCCACCACCCGGGTCGGTTATCACCGGCCAACTTGTAGAAAAGCAGTCAGCACTCAGCTCTCAGCATTCAGCCAAAGCTCCTGAACTGGGCCGCAGTGGCTGATTGCTGACGGCTGAGTGCTGATTGCTGCTTTACTGCCAACTATCCACCACCTGAATCCCACTCGCCTTCGCCATCACTGGCGCGGAAGGATCGACGGAGACTTCGAGGTGCATAACTTGTCCTGCCTGAGGGGACACAAGGCCCATCCGCGCGGCTAGCTGCTCGATTCGATCAGGGTCTCGAAGCGATGCTTCTTCCAATCGCAGTGCGCGGTTCTGTTCGAGGAGCGCATCGCGCTCGATCTTCTGCGCTTCGATCTTGTAGCCGTACTCGATCGAGCTCAGGTGCTGCCACGCGTAGATCATGATGAAACTGAAGAGTACGGCGGCAGCGATGGAAAACATGCGAATCTCTCGCGCGCGCTGCGGATCGGCGACCTTCACCAGGCGCGAGTTGTCGATCGCCTTGTTGAAATAGATCTCCGGCGTGACTCCGCCCCATTTTCGTTGTGAGCCGACCGGCTGCCACATGCGGTATCCGCAATAGCCGGGGATTGCCTGGGTTGCCATTTATGCTACTCCGGCGTACTGGTGATGGAACGAAGCTTCGAGCATGTGCGCGGCGATGAAGCCCTCCACCGGCTCTTCCTCACGATAGATGTGCGCTTCGTTCTCGGCGCGCTGCACGCTCTCGATCAGTTCGTCGATTAGTCTGCCCGTGTACATGTTTGCTTCCTCCTTAATACGTGTGCTTTGTACAGCTTGCTTGTCAGTACCGTCCGCGTAGCGGATGGGTGTTGCCACTGACCCGTTCGCTACCGCGAACGGTACTGACTGCTACTGCTGACTCTCTACTTCCAAACTTGTTAAGCCGGTTCAGCACCGCTCGATGAGGTAGGTGTGCTGAAGATTTGTCTTTCGCCCTTAAGTTTCATCCGGCAGGACGATACTGAACCGGTCAACCTCGAAAAACCATTTCGTGATTTCCTGATTTCGCGATTTCGCGATTGAGAATCAATCTGCCTTTACAATCGCGCAATCACGAAATCACGAAATCACCAAATCACCAAATTCCTAAACTCTTTCCGCCGAGCGTAGCTTTGCGCTTCTTGCTCGCGGATTGCGATCCACTTCTTCTTCCGAAGCCGTCACCGGCTTTTTTGTCAGCAGTCGGTAGACGCCGTCCTTTGCTCCCTCGCGCATCGCTTCTTTCACTATGCGATCTTCCAGCGAGTGAAAGCTGATCACTACCAATCTCCCAACCGAAGGGAGGAGGACCTGAGGAGCTGCCTCGAGTAACTCCTTCAGGTCCTCAAGTTCGCGGTTTACGAAGATTCGGATTGCCTGGAAAGTGGTCGTCGCTGGATGAATGCGCTGGTATTTCATTGCCGGGAGCGCGGCCGCTACAACTTGAGCTAAATGCGCTGTCGATCGTATCGGCCGTGCCCGGACAATGGCTCTGGCGATTCTCCGCGACCTCCTTTCCTCACCGAATTCGTAAATCACATCGGCGAGAGTTCTCTCGTCGATGCGGTTTACCACTTGATCGGCGGTGCGCTCACTGCGCGGGTCCATGCGCATGTCGAGCGGCCCTTCCGCCTGAAAACTGAATCCGCGTGCTGCGTCGGAGAGTTGCATGGAGCTGATTCCCAGATCCGCCAGCAGACCGTCTGCGCTCGCGGCCTCGACTCGTTGCCCGATTCGGGAATACGAATCGTGAATCAGCTCGATGTTCGGCGCCTCGCCGC
Coding sequences within:
- a CDS encoding cell division protein FtsL; the encoded protein is MATQAIPGYCGYRMWQPVGSQRKWGGVTPEIYFNKAIDNSRLVKVADPQRAREIRMFSIAAAVLFSFIMIYAWQHLSSIEYGYKIEAQKIERDALLEQNRALRLEEASLRDPDRIEQLAARMGLVSPQAGQVMHLEVSVDPSAPVMAKASGIQVVDSWQ
- the rsmH gene encoding 16S rRNA (cytosine(1402)-N(4))-methyltransferase RsmH: MEDNKASQEVGHGGDGGKRHVPVLLKEAIHFLNVRRGGTYIDATLGLGGHSYEIARLLGPQGRLIGFDKDPAALELARNRLDGLAAELGGEAPNIELIHDSYSRIGQRVEAASADGLLADLGISSMQLSDAARGFSFQAEGPLDMRMDPRSERTADQVVNRIDERTLADVIYEFGEERRSRRIARAIVRARPIRSTAHLAQVVAAALPAMKYQRIHPATTTFQAIRIFVNRELEDLKELLEAAPQVLLPSVGRLVVISFHSLEDRIVKEAMREGAKDGVYRLLTKKPVTASEEEVDRNPRARSAKLRSAERV